CAAACATGATTAATAAACTGAATCCACTTTTTTTATAGCCATGCTAAGCATGCTaagaagaaaacacacacacacacacacacacacacacacacacacacacacacacacacacacacacacacacacacacacacacacacacacacacacacacacacacacacacacacacacacacacacacatatatatacagtatgtatgtttttttttcttcttttcccCCACCATGATTGCTTAGCATGGCTATAAAAAAAGTGTATATATGAGAACAGGAACTCAAATTGAGGGGGAATGTTCACATAAAATGTTCACAATTAAGTCGATTTATCTTATGCACAAAACTATCCCCTTTCAATAATGACAGAAACTTGCTCCAATTATTTATGTCCAGTGGTCATAAGGCAATCTATTAGCGTTTCTCTTTTAATGGGAGTTTCCTTTTTCAGTCTGACGGGTCATGCTATTGATTGTGTCCAAGTGATAGACCCCATGAGACCCCCCTCCTTGTCGTATGAATCATCCTGAAATCTCCAGAAAGGTTCATCCGAACATAACCTAATTTCATCCACTATAAATATACCAGAAGCCATCATTTAATACAGTACAGTCATAATAAcatcaacaataacaacagcttTCCAAAGAAACAGGTCTGAAAATAAACACCTGTTGATTGCTATTGCTCGATTTCATTGCAGACTCACATAATTGAAAAAATATCAATGCCGTTATACAATATACATGCACAATATTTAGCAACTTTTCAAATAAACAAATCATATTTAGAATGTAGAGAATGGAAGCAGCATCATGTCATGCAATCACTGACATCATCTGATATCAACACGTCTTCTTACCTTTCATTTGTGTCAACTGGGAGTGAAATTATGTCTGTCTTTTGGATGCCCACTTTTCATGAAAGATGTCCTTTCCCTTCTATTTCTCTTCCCTCCTTTTTTCTTGCCTCTACAGTATGTGGCGTAGAGGAAATGCCAGCTGTCACAGGTGGGCAGAGAAACTATTAATTAAATGGCTCTGGCTTTTCACAGAGGGACTAAACAAATCAAAGAAAGACAGTTGACAGGCAGCAACCGTTGCAGCAATTCAGTCAGCACAGCAACATGTGGTTATAAAAAGTATCTCTCAGCTCAGTCGCTGTCCTCCCTCCTTGTGGCTGGAGTTAGAGGCTTTcgctaagggagagagagagagagagagagagagagagagagagagagagagagagagagagagagagagagagagagagagagagagagagagagagagagagagagagagagagagagagagagagagagagagagagagagagagagagagagagaaagagagacagacagtccttTGCAACAGATTAGCATCCCTTTCCCCTACTACCTCTCCTCTTTGCATTTATAGCAtcagcaccatcactctccttccctGCAATCGATGATGCGAGACCCCATTTAGTCCTTTTTGATAGCTGGGGGATCAGACTAGATAGATGAAATGCAGCACCAGGCATGGAGGActagtggggtgggggggggggggggcataaagCATGTCTCTCTTGCCTCCACCCAGGGCAGGCATCAACCTTCCCACTCACCATCGCTGACAAGTGCTCTGTCTCTGGTTTATTGGAAAGCCTATAATGTTTTTATTCTAATGTGGGTAGTGGGAGTTTAGCTGTCTGCATTGTGGCCACTGTTAGTCTGATCCACCTATAATTTTTTTGCACTGAGGAGGTAACCATGACAATCGATATAGAGTTCTACTGGCATCTTAAAAGACATTTTGGTTGGCATGAGGGAGGGGGTTGTGTGTGGGTGGAGGGTATTGGCTGAAGCTGCATCCGCTCCTCAATTAAATTAGCATAATGCTGGccataacccccctctctctttcctcttttgtgtgtgtgtgtgtgtgtgtatgtgtgtgtgtgtgtgtgtgtgtgtgtgtgtgtgtgtgtgtgtgtgtgtgtgtgtgtgtgtgtgtgtgtgtgtgtgtgtgtgtgtgtgtgtgtgtgtgtgtgtgtgtgtgtgtgtgtgtgtgtgtgtgtgtgtgtgtgtgtgtgtgagtgatgtgGACTGTCAGGTCTCTTACCTGGCTGGGTCACTTTCATTAGGACCAATCAGGACATAtatagtctcttctcctcctactcAATTTGTCTCAATTTGTCTGGGACGAATCAAAAAGAATAAACCATATCAAATTAGATAGAAATGACATATAATGTATAGCTGTGATATGTTAACGATGAACAAACAATAGTTTAAACTGACAAGTAAAAAATAGCCAACCTTGCTTATCTGATAAAGATTGTATTATTCCAGTCTGTGGTATTGCTCattttaaaccacctcctagacAAACACATTTTGGGGTAAAACAAAGTTGATTGGAACTCAGAATTCCACATCCGAGTTTCCATCGGAATGAATGCAGCTGAGCCAGCTGGAGCCGGTGCGCTTCAGCGGTAGCTTCTTTGGCTTGGCAGGCAGCATCTCTTTCGACGCCCAGCTTGATTGCATCGTTTGTGTAGCTAAAACTTCGGAAACTTGGTCTAAAATAATATACATTAAAGGTTAATCATGGCTACTGACTCTTGGGCCCTTGCTGTCGATAAACAGGAAGCTTCGACTGACTCAGTAAGTTGAAATGTATAGGCTAGCAAGTTTAGCTAGCTTTGTACAATTAGCTAGACAGATATATTCTCAGCTTTACGAAAAGTATCTAACTTTATGCTGCTAGTTTGCGAGCCCAGCCAACTGTAACTGGGGCATTGGGGCAATTTGTGGCCGAATTATTACTTTAGCATACCATGTGCTGGTGGTGTTCCACTTACTGACACACCTTTTGAAAGCACTGCCATTGACTGTTGCTGTGTTTGTCATGGATTTGTTGTTGGTAGAATTTGACACTTGCTTGCCAATATTTTATGAGGGCAAGCTTTCATTCTGAGACGAGATATTTGCGTACtaataaaacatttttgtttCTCTTACCAGTTCGGCTCCTTGGTGATAAGATCTCTAACTCAAGGTGGAGGTGATGCTGCACCTACTAATAAGGCAAAAAAGGGTAAACCACTGATGCCAATCAAACATTTGCTCTTGATATTCTTCTATGTATTGTCCATTACATTTTTGTGATAAAATTATGTGATGAGTTTGTTTTTCTGCTAGGTACCACAAAGCAAGTGGAGAATGACACCAACGTCGAGGGGGAGGAAAAAGGTGTGAATTCTTAGCGTTTATTCTCATCTCCCTGTCATGTCTCCATTCAATTAGTGTCGTCGGACAGGTCATTCACCTGTCACTCTTGTCTTTTAGAGGACAAAGCAGCCCAGTCATTGTTGAATAAGATGATCCACACCAGCCTTGTGAACACTACCAATCAAGTAGAGGTTCTTCAGAGGGATCCCAACTCTCCCCTTTACTCGGTCAAGACATTTGAAGAGCTGAGGctgtaagtaataataataataataataaatgccatttagcagacgagtGATATCTGATTTCAAATTCACCATTGCTTACACCTCACACGAAGCCTAGATTATACAGTGCATTTCAACCTGAGTtaggatttacatttacatttaagtcatttagcagacgctcttatccagagcgacttacaaattggtgcattcaccttatgacatccagtggaacaaccactttacaatagtgcatctaaatattttaaggggggggtgagaaggattactttatcctatcctaggtattccttaaagaggtggggtttcaggtgtctccggaaggtggtgattgactccgctgtcctggcgtcgtgagggagtttgttccaccattggggagccagagcagcgaacagttttgactgagctgagcgggaactgtacttcctcagtggtagggaggcgagcaggccagaggtggatgaacgcagtgcccttatttgggtgtagggcctgatcagagcctggaggtactgaggtgccgttcccctcacagctccgtaggcaagcaccatggtcttgtagcggatgcgagcttcaactggaagccagtggagagagcggaggagtggggtgacgtgagagaacttgggaaggttgaacactagacgggctgcggcgttctggatgagttgtaggggtttaatggcacaggcagggagcccagccaacagcgagttgcagtaatccagacgatttgcaacattgtttttttttgtggcaTTTTGTGGTGTTGTTTGGTCAGCCTTTTTATTATATGTTGTCCTTTTTGTGGCCTCGatgcttttttttgtgtgtgtgtgtacatccatCTCAGGAAAGATAAGCTGCTGAAGGGAGTGTATGACATGGGCTTCAACAGACCCTCTAAGATCCAGGAGAATGCCCTGCCCATGATGCTGGCAGAGCCGTGAGTACCCATTTATCAATAAGAGGAAATAGCCTAGATATTCTGGACATATGAAGGTGTTGTTGTGATGCGTGTTCTGGGGTTACACATTTCATTTCCACTTTCAGTCAGATGTAGTCAAGCTAGTTGTTAACCATTGTCTATGTACACAGTAATATAGTTGTTTGATTAAATTTTTTTATGTGAAATTAATGGAATCTACCTTCTTTTAGTCCCCCATTAATCTCTCTTCAGCGTGTATTATCCCTCTGGTTCCAGACCTCAGAACCTGATTGCCCAATCACAGTCCGGTACAGGTAAAACAGCTGCCTTCGTGCTGGCCATGCTCAGCCATGTCGACCCAACTAACAAATGGGCACAGGTGAGTGGCATCTCCAACTTTAGCAATGCTATGGTCCATTAGCATTAGTCAGGCTATGAGAGTGGTTAGACCTCAAGAGGTCAGGTAATCAGTAAGGTCAGAAAGAGTTTGCTCTTTCGGTGGATGTTTATGGGTTGTTTTATTAAGAGCACCTACAGATCAGAGTTACAGGAAATTGTCTTAGTTTAGAGAACATCTATCACAAtgtgttgtttttgttgattTTGTAGATGGAAACCTCTTATTACTGAAATGTCTTATTTTGCCCCCTCAGTGTCTTTGCATTGCCCCAACGTACGAGCTAGCTTTGCAGACTGGTAAAGTCATTGAGCAGATGGGGAAATTCTATCCTGAGGTCAAATTGGCATATGCCATTCGTGGCAATAAATGTAAGTCTCAAAACATTCCTACTTTGTATTTATTTTGAATACAACCTGTAATGTTTGGGTGCCTAATTTCACTAGGGAAATGGTAGGCCTATGCTGTCAAAGGCCGGGGCTCTCACAAATTTCATGTCGAAAGCATAACTGTCAATGAAGAAAATGCCACACGTGTATTATAGAGTTGATGTTCTGTAAATATAAGATGCTGATGAAAAGCATCATTGTAACAATATCATTAACTGTCCTGTTTGTCTCTGGGTGTTGAGCAGTGGACCGAGGGGCGAAGCTTCAGGAGCAGATTGTCATCGGGACACCTGGCACGGTCTTGGACTGGTGCTCCAAACTGAAGATCATCAACCCCAAGAAGATCAGCGTCTTTGTCCTGGATGAGGCTGATGTCATGATCGCCACACAGGGTCACCAGGACCAGAGCATCCGGATCCAAAGGTGAGTTTTCCATATAGAAAGTTGTAAATGCACAGTACTCTCATCTATCAGAACTTAAGTGTTGCGAGACAAGTTCATCTTGCAGGCCAGTAATCACGAGTGCTGCCATTTAACTTTGTTTACAGACACCTGTAAAAGGGCTCTTAGTGACCGCTGATGATTTTCAGATGCTATTCGACTCAATAACAGCGTAACAGTTTAGTTATCTAAGGACATTTCTTTCCCCCATTCAGAATGTTGCCAAAGGAATGTCAGATGCTGCTGTTCTCTGCCACCTTTGAGGACTCTGTGTGGAAGTTTGCTGAGAGGGTTGTGCCAGACTCCAACATCATCAAGCTGAAACgtgaagaggagactctggaCACCATCAAGCAGTATTACGTGCTTTGCAGCGACAAGGAGGAAAAGTTTACAGCACTCTGTAATATCTACGGCGCCATCACCATCGCCCAAGCTATGATCTTCTGTCACGTGAGTATCCTCAACTTATCCTAGGATTGAAGGAATTCTCTTagggatttgatttgatacgGTACATAAACTAATGAAGTAAAGAAATAAAGTAGACTTCTTTGCCTCTAGACCCGAAGgacagctggctggctggctgcagaGCTGACCAAGGAGGGCCATGTGGTGGCGCTGCTGAGTGGGGAGATGACTGTGGAACAGAGAGCGACCATCATCGAACGCTTCAGGGAGGGCAAGGAGAAGGTCCTGGTGACCACCAACGTATGCTCCAGAGGTATAAAGACTGTCATTGAAAGCTAGATTAATGGTACCATTTATCCCAAGTAGGAGGGTGAGTGAGTGTTTAATTCAtttttaattatatatatatttttttatattttttaaaatattgaaTAGGCCTAAGGGCGggcatgttttttttctctctttctattgatAGGCATTGATGTTGAACAAGTTTCTGTGGTGATAAATTTTGACCTGCCCATGGACAAAGACGGAAACGCCGACAACGAGACATACCTTCACCGGATTGGTCGCACAGGACGTTTCGGCAAGAGGGGCCTTGCAGTCAATATGATTGACAGCAAACACAGCATGAACATTCTCAACCAAATCGAGGAACATTTCAGTACGTCACTCTGTTTCTAgaagtcttcacaaggttgtACATTTTGATCTATAAGACAATGTTCTAATAATTTCCTTCTTTTTTTTCCCATAGATAAGAAGATCAACAAGCTTGACACTGATGATCTCGATGAAATCGAGAAAATCAGCAACTAGATGCTGCTAACCTTGATCACTAATAATTTAATGAACTATTTATGCGGTTTGGACTATTAACTCATTTGGGCTTTTGGACTTGTCACTTTAAGGATTTATTTGAATGTTTACATTAAATTACAGCTGTTAGCCATGCCTTAAATGCGAAGCATTTTCAGGACAATAGTTCATACCAAAGAGAGGTCATGGCTAGGAGGGATGTCAAAAATTGACATTTTTTGTATTTTAGcgaaccctaacccttttcctaacatTAACCTAATTCTCATAACCTTCAATGAAAAGTAAAATCTGACAAAAGCAGGATACCTTCATTGATACTATTAGCATTATGGTTGGTGTTCagttgatatatatatttttatttttattgagtGGTTGCACTAAACTAATATTTTACCCTCTAGATCTTGAAGTCTCTCTGAGGCATGTATAGGTAGCCATTGGTTGTTAGCAATATACAATATATTGAATCAAACAAGACTTTGCAATTGTTAGAATGGGGGAAGTTTGCTGTGCTGATTGGTCTTAAAAACCCTTTTCTTATAGAATGATACTAGTGGAAGGTAATGTGATTTGAAGTTGAGCAAATGGGAAGTAGTACCCAAACTGGAGAAATGTCCATTCCTTATTAATGAGAAGGCAGGCAACTCATGATCAGTCTAGACTAACAATCCTCAAGTGATATAAAGCATTTCAGGATCACAACACTAAATACATTCTTGATTGTTTAGATGTGTGCCTCACAATAATCCAAAGATTCCATTGTAGTAATACTGCAAGTATTGGAGCAGTTGCTCCCTCTTATTTAATTTTTTTCCCCAATAGGTTCTGCAAATCTCTATTGCAGGAGGTTGTTTCAGTGGAAACAAGTTTTGTTCAGTCACATTCAAGCTTATTCTGTCACCTGACAGAAGTTGGTCACTTTTACCAAGTAAAATAATATTGTATGGAATATACCTAAGTGGTTAGGAATAAATATTAGATCTATTTCAAGAGGTAAAGCTTTATTGAGCAAAACACCATTGAATTGTTTTTCTACCTCCAGTGAATATGATTTATATTTGGACTGCTTGAACTAAACAAGAGTTTAGTGTT
Above is a genomic segment from Oncorhynchus gorbuscha isolate QuinsamMale2020 ecotype Even-year linkage group LG10, OgorEven_v1.0, whole genome shotgun sequence containing:
- the LOC124046001 gene encoding ATP-dependent RNA helicase DDX19A-like isoform X1, coding for MATDSWALAVDKQEASTDSFGSLVIRSLTQGGGDAAPTNKAKKGTTKQVENDTNVEGEEKEDKAAQSLLNKMIHTSLVNTTNQVEVLQRDPNSPLYSVKTFEELRLKDKLLKGVYDMGFNRPSKIQENALPMMLAEPVYYPSGSRPQNLIAQSQSGTGKTAAFVLAMLSHVDPTNKWAQCLCIAPTYELALQTGKVIEQMGKFYPEVKLAYAIRGNKLDRGAKLQEQIVIGTPGTVLDWCSKLKIINPKKISVFVLDEADVMIATQGHQDQSIRIQRMLPKECQMLLFSATFEDSVWKFAERVVPDSNIIKLKREEETLDTIKQYYVLCSDKEEKFTALCNIYGAITIAQAMIFCHTRRTAGWLAAELTKEGHVVALLSGEMTVEQRATIIERFREGKEKVLVTTNVCSRGIDVEQVSVVINFDLPMDKDGNADNETYLHRIGRTGRFGKRGLAVNMIDSKHSMNILNQIEEHFNKKINKLDTDDLDEIEKISN
- the LOC124046001 gene encoding ATP-dependent RNA helicase DDX19A-like isoform X2 → MATDSWALAVDKQEASTDSFGSLVIRSLTQGGGDAAPTNKAKKGTTKQVENDTNVEGEEKEDKAAQSLLNKMIHTSLVNTTNQVEVLQRDPNSPLYSVKTFEELRLKDKLLKGVYDMGFNRPSKIQENALPMMLAEPPQNLIAQSQSGTGKTAAFVLAMLSHVDPTNKWAQCLCIAPTYELALQTGKVIEQMGKFYPEVKLAYAIRGNKLDRGAKLQEQIVIGTPGTVLDWCSKLKIINPKKISVFVLDEADVMIATQGHQDQSIRIQRMLPKECQMLLFSATFEDSVWKFAERVVPDSNIIKLKREEETLDTIKQYYVLCSDKEEKFTALCNIYGAITIAQAMIFCHTRRTAGWLAAELTKEGHVVALLSGEMTVEQRATIIERFREGKEKVLVTTNVCSRGIDVEQVSVVINFDLPMDKDGNADNETYLHRIGRTGRFGKRGLAVNMIDSKHSMNILNQIEEHFNKKINKLDTDDLDEIEKISN